The following proteins are encoded in a genomic region of Melopsittacus undulatus isolate bMelUnd1 chromosome 8, bMelUnd1.mat.Z, whole genome shotgun sequence:
- the LOC101869675 gene encoding neurotrypsin-like, with amino-acid sequence MEITKVLGLLVELFSLLSCLRCVEAFLGSQPNQNHLQSTASSMCGVGPLGYYNGSLAVTEAGAECLNWAEFPDYVQQYPDRGLGDHNHCRNPDGGTTPWCFYRLASGAIGWANCDCNQGAVRLAEDSSVELYFNGLWGTICADYWTDWDASVVCRQLGLSEIGSAGKKGHPGLWPVPLHLQSANCHGDEKALLQCGYREAVSGVCRQGSAMAICVPPEGVDAPLRLVGGKESFEGRVEVYHDGKWGTICDDQWDDRDAEVVCRQLGLSGNPKALSWAHYGQGSGPILLDEVECSGNELSLDQCKKSDWGQQNCDHIEDAGVSCDPFTEGTIRLAGGHSPREGRVEVYYNGDWGTVCDDGWTDLSAHVVCRQLGFSGPATLASEGDYAAGQGFILLDDVACVGTELSLLDCPHSNWGQHDCSHAEDVGVRCSLESNTVMDGNLGNSPRFLPWAVGPPVRLMDGESTKEGRVEVFLNGQWGSVCDDGWTDRDAAVVCRQLGFSGTAKARAMAYFGEGHGPIHLDNIECRGTEHNLGQCLRPDTGVHSCWHSEDAGVICDYVEEKVQDIRRTGPESGVCGMRLLHRRKKRIIGGNKSLRGSWPWQASLRLKGFHRDTRLLCGATLISSCWVVTAAHCFKRFGVDVRRYLLRVGDYHTGVKDEFERELPVERIVLHRNYWAGSNDNDIALVRMRGREGHCLSFNHHVLPVCLPDRKEKSDINRQACIISGWGDTGKSYSRTLLQGVVPLLPREDCEARYGHKFTNRMICAGNLSEDKRVDSCQGDSGGPLMCQRSNGRWVIVGITSWGYGCGRKDSPGVYTKVSKYVPWIKRVTKLK; translated from the exons CATCCAGCATGTGTGGTGTTGGACCTCTTGGGTACTACAATGGCTCACTGGCGGTCACTGAGGCTGGGGCAGAGTGCCTCAACTGGGCAGAGTTCCCCGATTATGTTCAGCAGTACCCAGACCGTGGCTTGGGGGACCACAACCACTGCAGGAACCCGGATGGGGGAACTACACCCTGGTGCTTCTACCGGCTTGCATCAGGGGCCATCGGCTGGGCTAACTGTGACTGTAACCAAG GTGCTGTGCGGTTGGCTGAAGATAGTAGTGTGGAGCTGTACTTCAATGGACTCTGGGGCACCATCTGTGCTGACTACTGGACTGACTGGGACGCCAGTGTTGTCTGCAGGCAACTAGGTCTCAG TGAGATCGGCTCAGCTGGGAAGAAGGGTCACCCTGGACTGTGGCCTGTTCCCCTGCACCTGCAGTCAGCAAACTGCCATGGGGATGAGAAAGCCCTGCTGCAGTGTGGCTATCGGGAAGCTGTGTCAGGAGTTTGCAGGCAGGGGAGTGCCATGGCAATCTGTGTCCCTCCAGAAG GTGTAGATGCCCCGCTGCGTTTAGTTGGGGGAAAGGAGAGCTTTGAAGGACGAGTGGAAGTTTACCATGATGGCAAGTGGGGTACCATCTGTGATGACCAGTGGGATGATCGGGATGCTGAAGTAGTCTGTAGGCAGCTGGGACTCAG TGGGAACCCAAAAGCCTTGTCATGGGCTCATTATGGGCAGGGATCTGGTCCAATCCTGCTGGATGAAGTGGAATGCTCAGGCAATGAACTCTCACTTGATCAGTGCAAGAAGAGTGACTGGGGACAGCAAAACTGTGACCACATTGAAGATGCTGGGGTCTCCTGTGACCCTTTCACAG AGGGCACCATCAGGTTGGCTGGCGGCCACAGCCCCAGAGAAGGCAGAGTAGAAGTTTATTACAATGGAGACTGGGGCACAGTGTGTGATGACGGCTGGACAGACCTCAGTGCCCATGTagtctgcaggcagctgggcttCAG TGGTCCTGCTACCCTGGCCTCTGAAGGGGACTatgctgctggccaaggcttTATCTTGCTGGATGATGTGGCTTGTGTGGGGACAGAGCTGTCCCTCCTGGACTGTCCTCACAGCAACTGGGGGCAGCATGACTGCTCACACGCTGAGGATGTGGGAGTCCGCTGTTCCCTGGAGAGCAACACAGTCATGGATGGCAACCTGGGTAACTCGCCTCGCTTCTTGCCCTGGGCGGTGG gacCTCCTGTGCGGCTCATGGATGGAGAAAGCACCAAGGAGGGAAGAGTTGAGGTATTCCTGAATGGGCAGTGGGGCAGTGTCTGTGATGATGGCTGGACagacagagatgctgcagtggtttgcaggcagctgggatTCAG TGGTACAGCAAAAGCCAGGGCAATGGCTTATTTTGGTGAAGGTCATGGACCCATCCATCTGGACAACATAGAATGCAGAGGCACGGAGCACAACCTGGGGCAGTGTCTGAGGCCTGACACAGGGGTTCACAGCTGCTGGCACAGTGAAGATGCTGGTGTGATCTGTGACTATGTGGAAGAGAAGGTGCAAGACATCAGGAGAACAG GTCCAGAGTCTGGTGTGTGTGGGATGCGCCTGCTTCACCGTCGCAAGAAAAGGATCATAGGTGGAAACAAGTCCCTCAG AGGCAGTTGGCCATGGCAGGCCTCACTGCGGTTGAAGGGTTTTCATCGAGATACTCGTCTGCTGTGTGGAGCAACCCTGATCAGCAGCTGCTGGGTAGTGACTGCAGCTCACTGCTTCAAAAG GTTTGGTGTTGATGTGCGGCGCTACCTGCTGCGGGTGGGTGATTACCACACGGGTGTGAAGGATGAGTTTGAGAGGGAGCTGCCCGTGGAGCGGATTGTCCTCCACAGGAACTACTGGGCTGGCAGCAATGATAACGACATTGCCCTGGTCCGGATGCGGGGCAGAGAGGGGCACTGTCTCTCCTTCAATCACCATGTTctgcctgtctgcctgcctgACAGGAAAGAGAAGTCTGACATCAACAGGCAAGCCTGCATCATCTCGGGCTGGGGAGACACAG GGAAGTCCTACTCAAGAACCCTGCTGCAGGGGGTGGTGCCTCTTCTCCCACGGGAAGACTGTGAGGCCCGCTATGGGCACAAGTTCACAAACCGCATGATTTGTGCTGGGAACCTCTCTGAAGACAAGCGGGTGGACAGCTGCCAAGGCGACAGCGGAGGGCCACTCATGTGCCAGAGGTCAAACGGGCGCTGGGTCATTGTGGGGATCACCTCCTGGGGCTATGGCTGTGGTCGGAAGGATTCCCCAGGTGTGTACACAAAGGTCAGCAAATACGTACCCTGGATCAAGAGAGTGACCAAGCTAAAATGA